Below is a window of Planctomycetes bacterium MalM25 DNA.
CCGAGGCGGCTCCCCTGGCCGCCGGCGACCAGCAGGACGCCGACCTTGCCCGCGTTGAGAGCGGCCTTGCCTTGCTCGCGGGCCGCGTCGGGCGTGACGCCAAGTCCCCCGCCCTGCTCCGCCTCGCGATCGGTTAGCCGCATGGCGACCGGCGGCTCCGCCCGGCGGGCGGCGGCGTGCCAGTCGGGCTGATCGACTTCGCCGGCGAACAGCGACGCGAGTTCGTCGAGGTCGATCGCCCCCAGCTGGGCGGCGAGCGTCTGCCGCTCGGACTCGGACAGCTTGTCCCAATGGGCCAGGACGTGCGATTGGTCGTGCTTGGCGAGGCGGTCTGCGAGCTCGGTCGGGGCGGGCATGGCCGGAGCGGGAGTTCGAGGAGGGTTCTTGGCCGGAAGGCCAGTAGTTTCGCACAACGGGCCCCGACGGGAAGTCCTCTTCCCGAGCCCCCGCCCTAGCCCGTTGCGACTCCGGGCGCTTGCCGGGTATGCTTCTGGATTACCAATCCACCGCGGGCCGCAACCGCCGGCCCGCCACTCTCGCGTCCGCAGCGATTCGACAGGAGACCTCCCCGTGGCGTCTGGCAACTACTTGTTCACGAGCGAATCGGTCAGCATGGGGCACCCGGATAAGGTGTCCGACCAAATCTCCGACGCGATCGTCGACGACATCCTCAAGAACGACCCCAACCCGGGCGACGCCCGCGTCGCGGTCGAAACGCTCTGCACCACCGGCCAGGTGGTCGTCGCCGGCGAGGTCCGCACCTCGCACTACGTCGACGTGCAGAAGGTCGTCCGCGAGACGATCAAGCGGATCGGCTACACCGACCCCTCGATCGGCTTCAGCCACGACTGCGGCGTGCTGAACGCGATCCACGAGCAGTCGGTCGACATCGCCCAGGGCGTCGACGCCGGCACGAGCCTCGGCGGCGAGCAGGGCGCGGGCGACCAGGGCCTGATGTTCGGCTACGCGTGCAACGAGACCGACGTCCTCATGCCGCTGCCGATCCACCTGTCGCACCGCATCGTCGAGAAGCTCGCCCAGCTGCGCGAGTCGGGCGAGATCTCGTGGCTGCAACCGGACTCGAAGAGCCAGGTCACCGTCGAGTACGGCCCGGACAACAAGCCGATCCGCATCGACACGATCGTCGTCAGCACCCAGCACGACGCCGAAATCCTCGCCGACTGCGGCAAGGTGATCACCGACGCGGCCAAGCAGGAGATCATCGAGAAGGCGATCAAGCCCTGCCTGCCCGCCGAGTACGTGCAGGGTGACATCACCTACCACATCAACCCGACCGGCAAGTTCGTCATCGGCGGCCCGCACGGCGACACCGGCCTGACCGGCCGCAAGATCATCGTCGACACCTACGGCGGCCGCGGCCGTCACGGCGGCGGCGCCTTCAGCGGCAAGGACCCCTCGAAGGTCGACCGCTCGGCCGCCTACATGGCCCGCTACATCGCGAAGAACCTGGTCGCCGCCGGCCT
It encodes the following:
- the metK gene encoding S-adenosylmethionine synthase, whose amino-acid sequence is MASGNYLFTSESVSMGHPDKVSDQISDAIVDDILKNDPNPGDARVAVETLCTTGQVVVAGEVRTSHYVDVQKVVRETIKRIGYTDPSIGFSHDCGVLNAIHEQSVDIAQGVDAGTSLGGEQGAGDQGLMFGYACNETDVLMPLPIHLSHRIVEKLAQLRESGEISWLQPDSKSQVTVEYGPDNKPIRIDTIVVSTQHDAEILADCGKVITDAAKQEIIEKAIKPCLPAEYVQGDITYHINPTGKFVIGGPHGDTGLTGRKIIVDTYGGRGRHGGGAFSGKDPSKVDRSAAYMARYIAKNLVAAGLADEVEVQLAYAIGVAEPVSVNVNTFDTGKIDNESMVQLIRDHFALTPRGLINELGLTKPVMSDTAAHGHFGREPGPNGEFSWEKTDKADALAKAAESLAVAT